The Bradyrhizobium sp. B097 genome contains the following window.
AAGTGACGATGCTGAGCAAGCCCTGCGCGCCGTCGGAAACGGTCGTGGCGGGTCCGCGCGTGGTGGCGGCCTGACCGGACCTCCAGAGCGCGATGAGCTCAGATTGAGACGTCATCGCGCTTCGCTTTGGAAGGCCGCTTCACATGCTTCCTGATGGCGCCTCAGTGCGCCATCATCGGCTCGCGCATCGATCGCTCAAGCACCGGATCGATCCGCAGCCTGATCGTGACCAGCGCGCCGATCAATCCGACGACCGCGAGCAGCAGAAGGCCCGCCGTGAATCCACCGGTCAGGTCCTTCAGATAGCCCATCGCGAACGGGCCCGCGAAGCCCGACAGATTGCCGAGCGAGTTGATCGCGGCAATGCCGGCCGCGGCCGAGGCGCCGTTCAGAATGCTGGCCGGCATCGGCCAGAACATCGGCGGCACCGCCGAAACGCCGATCTGCGCGAGGCAGAGCAGGCCGATGATCAGCACCGGGCTTGAGACCAGTCCGGCGAGGCCAATGCCGACAGCTGCCAGCACCAGCGCGCCGGCGACATGGTAGCGCCGCTCACCGGTCTTGTCGGAATGGCGGCCGAGCAGCACCATGCCGACCGCGCCGAATACGAAGGGCAAGGCTGCGATCAGGCCGGTCTGGGTGTCGGTGACGCCAAACGCCTTGATGATGGTGGGCAGGAAGAACGCGACGCCGTAGCTCGCTGCATTGAGGCAGAAGTAGACGAAGGCGCAGGCGAGCACGCGCGAATCGGTGAGCGATTGCAGCACCGAGATGTGCTCCACCGCTTCCTTCTTCTGCCGCTCCATCTCAAGGGTGGTCTGGACCCATTTGATCTCGTCGGGCTGCAGCCAGCTCGCCTGACGCGGGAAGTCGGGCAGGAGGGCGAGCACGGCGAAGCCGACCAGGACCGACGGCAGCGCTTCGCAGATGAACAGCCACTGCCACCCGGTCAGACCGCCTCCGGACAGGTTGAGCAACAGGCCCGAGATCGGCGCCCCGATGATGCTCGAGATCGGGATCGCGAGCATGAACAGGCTGATGACGCGGGCCCGATAGATCGTCGGGAACCAGAGCGTCAGATAGAAGATGATGCCGGGGAAGAAGCCGGCCTCGCAGGCGCCGAGCAGCAGGCGAAGGAAGTAGAAGATCCATTCGCTCGAGAGGCCGCTCGCCGCGGACATCTGCGGGATGAACGCGAATGCCGCCGAGACGATGCCCCAGCTGATCATGATGCGGGCGATCCAGCGCCGCGCGCCAAACCGTTCCAGAAGGATGTTGGAGGGCACTTCGAAGAAGAAGTAGCCGACGAAGAACAGGCCGGCGCCGAGCCCGTAGGCGGCTTCGCTGAGGCCGAGCGCCGTATTCATGTGCAGCTTGGCGAAGCCGACATTGACGCGATCGAGATAGGCCACGAAGTAGCACAGGATGAGGAACGGAATCAGCCGCCGCATCATCTTTCCGATTGCGCGCTTCTCGACATCGTCGCTCATCGTTCCCATCCCTTCCGGTTTTTCGATTCGGCGCACGGTAGTCGCGCTGCCTGGGCGGCACCTTCGTGCGGCCGCAGCGGTCCGTCGCCTTGCCCTTGCAAGTATTGCATTCATTGTTGTGTAATCGACAGGCGCGTGACTAATGGCATTTGGGAATGGAGCCACGGCGAAACTGTCATGATGCACCGCGGTATAAGCGCGGGAACCCCAGAGCGTTTTCCAGCGAAGTGGACACCGGTTCGCGTAGGGAAGACGCGTCAGGACAGAATCTGGAGCCCGGTTCCGATCTAATCGGAACGAAGAGGCCCTTGCCGGGCAGGATGGTAGCAGGCCGTGATCAGTAACCTGAAATTGCGCCAGCTGCGCCTGCTGGTCGCTCTCGACAATGAGCGCAAGCTGCAACTGGCGGCCGAGCGGTTGAACATCACCCAGTCTGCGGCATCGAAGATGCTCGCCGAAATCGAGGCGCTGGCGCGGGTTCCCCTGTTTGAGCGGACGGCGCGCGGCGTCGAGCCCACCGCCTATGGCTCGATCCTGATTCGCGGCGGCAAGAGCGTGCTGGCCGATCTTGACCAGGTCACCGACGAGTTCGCGGGCTACAAGTCCGGCGAGCTCGGCACCGTCTCCGTCGGAACAGTCGCCAAGCCCAGCATCGACCTGGTCGTCGACGTGATCCAGTATCTCGGTGAGAAGCTGAACCGGGTGAACATCTCGCTCGATGTCAGCACCAGCCCGCCATTGATCACACGTCTGCTCGCGCTCGAGTTCGACTTCGTCGTCGCCAGGATTCCGGCCGGCATCGACCCCCGGCAATTCGACTATTATGAGATCGGCGCAGAAGAGGCGGTGCTGCTGGTTCGTGCTGAGCATCCATTGGCCGGCCGCGAGGCCGTCGAGCTGGAGGACATGGCCGACCAGCAGTGGATTTGCCAGCCGCGGGAATCCTTCATGCGCCAGGCGCTGGAGAGGCTGTTCATGAGCCGCGGCGTGACGCCGCCGCGCCGGGTCATCAACACCGAGTCGTTCT
Protein-coding sequences here:
- a CDS encoding MFS transporter, translating into MSDDVEKRAIGKMMRRLIPFLILCYFVAYLDRVNVGFAKLHMNTALGLSEAAYGLGAGLFFVGYFFFEVPSNILLERFGARRWIARIMISWGIVSAAFAFIPQMSAASGLSSEWIFYFLRLLLGACEAGFFPGIIFYLTLWFPTIYRARVISLFMLAIPISSIIGAPISGLLLNLSGGGLTGWQWLFICEALPSVLVGFAVLALLPDFPRQASWLQPDEIKWVQTTLEMERQKKEAVEHISVLQSLTDSRVLACAFVYFCLNAASYGVAFFLPTIIKAFGVTDTQTGLIAALPFVFGAVGMVLLGRHSDKTGERRYHVAGALVLAAVGIGLAGLVSSPVLIIGLLCLAQIGVSAVPPMFWPMPASILNGASAAAGIAAINSLGNLSGFAGPFAMGYLKDLTGGFTAGLLLLAVVGLIGALVTIRLRIDPVLERSMREPMMAH
- a CDS encoding LysR family transcriptional regulator — protein: MISNLKLRQLRLLVALDNERKLQLAAERLNITQSAASKMLAEIEALARVPLFERTARGVEPTAYGSILIRGGKSVLADLDQVTDEFAGYKSGELGTVSVGTVAKPSIDLVVDVIQYLGEKLNRVNISLDVSTSPPLITRLLALEFDFVVARIPAGIDPRQFDYYEIGAEEAVLLVRAEHPLAGREAVELEDMADQQWICQPRESFMRQALERLFMSRGVTPPRRVINTESFFASVGIAAGIDAIVPVPMLVFDLVDPQRFRMLRLRDRLLLENYGLIKLRKRALSPAAALLFDAMRRLGVPSGGAEQGEATS